In Bacteroidia bacterium, a genomic segment contains:
- a CDS encoding DsrE family protein, with protein sequence MKKTIFIISVLIITFTSNINAQCDGNKTNTTKPTSIGIVIYSNDVETIWNAIRFANFSKNQGDTVGIFLLGKGVELDNLVKTENDLKEQTNLFLESGGTILGCGTCLQSRKYNEPQVCKFSSMKDLYELVRKNKIVITF encoded by the coding sequence ATGAAAAAGACAATCTTTATTATTTCGGTACTAATAATAACTTTCACAAGCAATATTAATGCTCAATGTGATGGAAATAAAACCAATACTACAAAGCCAACAAGTATTGGAATAGTAATATACTCAAACGATGTTGAAACTATATGGAATGCTATACGGTTTGCAAATTTCTCGAAAAACCAGGGTGATACAGTAGGTATTTTTCTTCTTGGCAAAGGTGTTGAATTGGATAATCTTGTAAAAACAGAAAATGACTTAAAAGAACAAACCAATTTGTTTTTAGAAAGTGGTGGAACAATACTTGGTTGTGGAACCTGCTTACAAAGCAGAAAATATAATGAGCCACAGGTTTGCAAATTTTCCTCAATGAAAGACCTTTATGAACTTGTTCGTAAAAACAAAATTGTAATTACTTTTTAA
- a CDS encoding class I SAM-dependent methyltransferase produces MEEFDRKKHWEKIYNTKQISEVSWYQPNPETSLDFVKQFELPLTAKIIDIGGGDSFFVDHLLELGYKDITVLDISESALNKAKQRLGNREKEVKWILADAATFDPTEQYDFWHDRAAFHFLTQEHEITNYLNTVQKSIKPSGILIIGTFSEQGPEKCSGIEIKQYSEVTMTRILENYFDKIKCIKVDHKTPFDTIQNFIFCSFRKNNNL; encoded by the coding sequence ATGGAAGAGTTTGATCGCAAAAAACATTGGGAAAAGATATATAACACTAAACAAATTAGTGAAGTTAGCTGGTACCAACCAAATCCCGAAACATCATTAGATTTTGTAAAACAGTTTGAATTACCTTTGACAGCAAAAATAATTGATATTGGCGGAGGTGATAGTTTCTTTGTTGACCATTTACTCGAACTCGGGTATAAGGATATAACAGTACTTGACATTTCGGAATCAGCACTTAATAAAGCAAAACAAAGACTTGGCAACCGTGAGAAAGAAGTAAAATGGATACTTGCAGATGCTGCAACATTTGATCCTACTGAACAATATGATTTCTGGCACGATCGTGCTGCATTTCACTTCTTAACTCAGGAACACGAAATAACAAATTACCTTAATACAGTTCAAAAAAGCATTAAGCCATCTGGAATATTAATAATAGGAACATTTTCAGAACAAGGTCCTGAAAAATGTAGTGGTATTGAAATAAAACAATATTCAGAAGTTACTATGACAAGGATACTTGAAAATTATTTTGATAAAATAAAATGCATTAAAGTTGATCACAAAACACCATTTGACACAATACAAAATTTTATTTTTTGCAGTTTCAGGAAAAACAATAATTTATAA
- a CDS encoding DUF4162 domain-containing protein: protein GFDPINANIIKNEILNLKKQGSTILFSTHNMASVEELCDDIALINKSKVVLSGAVNEIRQRFKNNMYAVTYSGFINLIEASLRHQYEILSHVEKDGLHHLKFKLLDSSVSTNMLISGLLPLGNMISFNEVLPTMNDIFINAVGEMTNEKILTN from the coding sequence GGTTTTGATCCTATCAATGCAAACATTATTAAAAACGAAATACTAAATCTGAAAAAGCAAGGCTCTACCATTTTATTTTCTACTCATAATATGGCTTCTGTTGAAGAACTTTGCGATGATATTGCTCTTATAAATAAATCTAAAGTTGTATTAAGTGGTGCTGTTAATGAAATTCGTCAGCGGTTTAAAAACAATATGTACGCAGTAACTTATTCTGGTTTTATTAATTTAATTGAAGCTTCTCTCAGGCACCAATACGAGATTTTATCTCATGTAGAAAAAGATGGATTGCATCATCTTAAATTTAAGCTTTTAGATTCGTCAGTAAGTACAAATATGCTTATTTCAGGACTTTTGCCTTTAGGAAATATGATTTCGTTTAACGAAGTATTACCAACAATGAATGATATTTTTATTAATGCTGTAGGTGAGATGACAAACGAAAAAATATTAACAAATTAA
- a CDS encoding DEAD/DEAH box helicase, with amino-acid sequence MPFSSLGLSPELIKAVSDQSYTEPYPIQKEAIPAILNKKDILGIAQTGSGKTASYVLPILQNLQGNTANRNRHVNVLVLVPTRELAVQVREVFQLFNSALPEKIKSLAVFGGVAINPQMIALQNVKVLVATPGRLLELVESKAVHLSNIDTLVLDEADKMLNLGFKIEISRIFELLPKKRQNLLFSATLSDDVSNITQLLLNDPLVIKIEPEVVNIDLVKQSAYTVLDEKKGPLLRYLIKKNDLKQVLVFTSSVFKAETVTDKLKKHGIDATAMHSKKSQKARTDALANFKSGKIRVLVATDLISRGIDIKFLPYVINYELPRSPKDYIHRIGRTGRAESPGEAISFISPEEQHHFKVIQKKMGKRVSQINSEDIDLKGY; translated from the coding sequence ATGCCTTTTTCATCATTAGGTTTATCTCCGGAATTAATAAAAGCAGTTTCAGACCAGAGCTATACTGAGCCATATCCAATTCAGAAAGAAGCTATACCTGCGATATTAAATAAAAAGGATATATTAGGAATAGCACAAACTGGCTCAGGAAAAACTGCAAGTTATGTTTTACCTATTTTACAGAACTTACAAGGAAATACAGCAAACAGAAACAGACATGTAAATGTTCTGGTATTAGTACCCACACGTGAACTTGCCGTTCAGGTAAGAGAGGTATTTCAGTTATTTAACTCAGCCCTGCCCGAAAAAATAAAATCACTTGCTGTATTTGGTGGCGTTGCCATTAACCCGCAAATGATAGCATTACAAAATGTAAAAGTTTTAGTTGCTACACCAGGAAGGTTACTCGAATTAGTGGAGTCAAAAGCAGTACACTTATCGAATATCGATACACTTGTTTTAGATGAAGCAGATAAAATGCTTAATCTTGGGTTTAAAATAGAGATAAGCCGCATATTTGAGTTATTACCAAAGAAACGCCAGAACCTTTTATTTTCAGCAACTCTTAGCGATGATGTATCAAATATTACACAATTACTTTTAAATGACCCGCTTGTTATTAAAATTGAGCCTGAAGTAGTAAATATTGACCTTGTAAAGCAATCGGCATATACAGTTTTAGATGAAAAGAAAGGACCATTGCTACGTTATTTAATTAAGAAAAACGATCTTAAACAAGTATTAGTTTTTACATCATCTGTTTTTAAAGCTGAAACTGTAACCGATAAATTAAAGAAACATGGCATCGATGCTACTGCAATGCACAGTAAAAAAAGTCAGAAAGCAAGAACAGATGCATTGGCTAATTTCAAATCAGGCAAAATCAGAGTTTTGGTTGCAACAGATTTAATTTCGCGTGGTATTGATATTAAATTTTTACCTTACGTTATTAATTACGAACTCCCCCGCTCGCCTAAAGATTATATTCACCGTATTGGAAGAACAGGTCGTGCAGAATCCCCTGGCGAGGCTATTTCATTTATTTCTCCTGAAGAGCAACACCATTTTAAAGTAATTCAAAAGAAAATGGGAAAAAGAGTAAGTCAGATTAATAGTGAAGATATTGATTTAAAGGGCTATTAG
- a CDS encoding ABC transporter permease, translated as MNKIWIIIKREYLTRVKKRSFLIMTVLGPILMAAMFIGPAWLTQMEDNEVKTIAVIDSSQLFVNTLLDSSKVNIDSLPETEFIKFKYLTNVKVSDIEKNFKDNGYSALLFIPPSILSSPLVSLSSNKQPSIAVRMHITNSLKRKIESWKLKLCNIDPKVLKSIETNVHVGIIKLSDDGKGKEEFADLKMYLGIVGGMLIYFFIFMYGAQVMRGVIEEKTSRIIEVIISSVKPFQLMMGKIVGIAFVGLTQFLLWIILTATIVIGAQKIFFNDTHTYKNIKSQSIMANSQNMNIADESTQNEAAFNEMDNIYSEIKKIDFVAIIGSFLFFFLAGYLLYSAMFAAIGSAVDSEADTQQFMMPVTIPLILSVALVGNVTSNPEGPLAFWFSMIPFTSPVVMMMRIPYGVPVEQVALSVGILIGSFIFMTWLAGKIYRTGILMYGKKVNYKELYKWLKYKNY; from the coding sequence ATGAATAAAATATGGATAATTATTAAAAGAGAATATCTTACAAGAGTAAAGAAACGTTCATTTTTAATTATGACTGTACTTGGTCCAATATTAATGGCAGCAATGTTTATCGGACCGGCTTGGTTAACTCAGATGGAGGATAATGAAGTAAAAACAATTGCTGTTATTGATAGTTCTCAACTATTTGTAAATACATTACTGGATAGTTCTAAAGTCAATATTGATTCATTACCCGAAACAGAGTTTATAAAATTTAAATATTTAACAAATGTTAAGGTAAGTGATATTGAAAAAAACTTCAAGGATAATGGTTATTCTGCTTTGCTATTTATTCCACCAAGTATATTGTCATCTCCACTGGTTTCTTTATCGTCGAATAAACAACCTAGTATAGCTGTCAGGATGCATATAACCAATTCTTTAAAGCGAAAAATTGAAAGCTGGAAATTAAAACTATGCAATATTGATCCTAAAGTGTTAAAATCAATTGAAACTAATGTGCACGTTGGTATAATTAAGCTAAGCGATGATGGTAAAGGAAAAGAAGAGTTTGCCGATTTAAAAATGTATTTAGGTATTGTTGGCGGAATGTTAATTTACTTTTTTATATTTATGTATGGTGCACAGGTAATGCGTGGCGTTATTGAAGAGAAAACAAGTAGAATAATTGAAGTTATTATTTCATCAGTAAAGCCTTTCCAATTGATGATGGGAAAAATAGTGGGAATTGCATTTGTTGGATTAACGCAATTTTTGTTATGGATTATTTTAACTGCAACTATTGTTATAGGTGCACAGAAAATCTTTTTTAACGATACACATACCTATAAGAACATAAAATCCCAGAGTATTATGGCAAATTCGCAGAATATGAATATTGCTGATGAAAGTACTCAGAATGAAGCTGCTTTTAATGAAATGGATAATATTTACTCAGAAATTAAAAAGATTGATTTTGTTGCAATAATTGGTTCTTTCCTTTTCTTTTTCCTTGCCGGATATTTGTTATATAGTGCAATGTTTGCTGCTATTGGCTCTGCTGTAGATAGTGAAGCGGATACTCAGCAATTTATGATGCCTGTCACAATACCACTGATTTTATCAGTAGCATTGGTAGGAAATGTTACGAGTAATCCTGAGGGTCCATTAGCGTTCTGGTTTTCTATGATTCCATTTACTTCGCCTGTTGTTATGATGATGCGAATACCTTATGGTGTGCCTGTTGAACAAGTTGCATTGTCAGTTGGTATTTTAATAGGATCATTTATTTTTATGACCTGGCTGGCTGGAAAGATTTACCGTACAGGAATTCTAATGTATGGTAAAAAAGTAAATTATAAAGAATTATATAAATGGTTAAAATATAAAAATTACTAA
- a CDS encoding T9SS type A sorting domain-containing protein: MKKIILLALFAICTLNLKSQFSIIYENSFRNWQPNQGWVIIDTDTIPSTVGLITKSVTAGIPPSTEIMDYMLGVKSLIGSSNKVFFSPPISLQNKPWAQFYSYKSTGIMFSVWIVTNPNDTTLSGLTDSVSVLNADGFNSINLLPYSNTTIRLAFKMNGINPTAYIDDIRIFEKQNQAFIPDNCFRTYLQSLIPSGFIGDSLDYTSNAVISLRRIIRPNSCIESLEGLQYFVFLKKIDVSNNLVSYFPSNRLPYLDSLIVNNNFISIIPNIPIAKYINYDNNLARNIPDYLNQQCSFLHANNNLIYDCLRCTNRFVIARLLNNVSVYQAGCMYYDLQYTFDNTLPIPNCSQSIGFINGTVYFDQNLNGVLDVTDIRMQNQHLSFFQSSDIITNNNGYYGLSVDSGIVNIDVVQLPNYLQCTNPYNATIGPDENIHHNFRIIATSQYDDIEVTLSNNGTVAANEPLTLMITLINNGTTSNTANTKLPIPSGVNVISSTFGNVIGDTLYWTTSLQPFQSKFNSVVLSVTGLAQNENHTFNVTAETISDMNLINNIASTSVYVSDSVTVNTNFGFPFDPNNKLVSTPIVNPNFNDFLYYNINFENIGTANATHVIVRDKLSFKLNPNTFQFLGSTHPCSVSYATDSIIQFTFYPIVLTPTNLNPDSSHGSLWFRIKPTSPMQNGDTIFNNAKIIFDTQAPITTNLSKVWVDSTRIADFSALNSTHICASDTIKFSDISSGNPISWEWTFYGASQNSSSQKYPKITYDTPGNYDVMLITHWVDHSDTILKHNFITVNSSYNFITTQEICSSETYIWHGTEYSTSGTYTENNTNLNGCDSIYTLNLTVNTIYSIIENHGICEGETYNWHGQSLATTNTYTANYSSISGCDSIYTLNLTVNPVYSFSENHGICDGETYNWHGQSLTTTNTYTANYSSISGCDSIYTLNLTVNPVYSFTENHSICDGETYNWHGSSYSFSGVYNDSLFTINGCDSVYALNLYVNSIDTSLTVLNPTATSNVIGANYQWLNCDNNLAPISGEINQNFTATENGNYAVVITQGICSDTSSCVNITTVGINSQKTDKLSIYPNPVNNELIIEFKGNIEKINFEIKNSIGQVIYNGTLIEKTIVKTTAFATGFYFLKLENGNTFEFKKIVKNN, from the coding sequence ATGAAAAAAATAATACTACTAGCTTTATTCGCTATCTGTACTCTAAATCTGAAATCTCAATTCTCAATTATTTATGAAAACAGTTTCAGGAACTGGCAACCTAATCAAGGATGGGTAATAATTGATACCGATACAATACCTTCAACAGTTGGGTTAATTACCAAATCAGTTACTGCCGGAATACCTCCTTCTACAGAAATCATGGATTATATGTTAGGAGTGAAATCACTTATTGGTTCAAGTAATAAGGTTTTCTTTAGTCCGCCAATTTCACTACAGAACAAACCTTGGGCTCAGTTTTATTCATACAAATCTACAGGCATAATGTTTTCAGTATGGATTGTTACAAATCCAAATGACACTACATTATCTGGTCTAACAGACAGTGTCTCGGTGCTAAATGCCGATGGATTCAATAGTATAAATCTTTTGCCTTATTCAAATACTACAATTCGATTAGCATTTAAAATGAATGGTATTAACCCCACAGCATATATTGACGACATCAGAATTTTCGAGAAGCAGAACCAGGCTTTTATTCCTGATAATTGTTTCAGAACGTATTTACAATCTTTAATTCCTTCAGGATTTATAGGTGACAGTCTTGATTACACATCTAATGCCGTTATCTCATTGAGAAGAATAATCAGACCAAATAGTTGTATAGAATCATTGGAGGGGTTGCAATATTTTGTATTTCTGAAAAAAATAGACGTTTCAAATAATCTTGTAAGTTATTTCCCGTCAAATCGTCTTCCTTATCTGGATAGTTTAATTGTTAATAATAATTTTATTTCTATTATCCCTAACATTCCTATTGCTAAATATATTAATTACGATAATAACCTTGCCCGAAATATTCCAGATTATCTTAATCAGCAATGCTCATTTCTACATGCAAACAACAATCTTATATATGATTGTTTGAGATGTACGAATCGCTTTGTTATTGCAAGATTATTGAATAATGTAAGCGTTTATCAAGCAGGTTGTATGTATTATGATCTACAATACACTTTTGACAATACTTTACCAATTCCTAATTGTTCCCAGTCTATTGGTTTTATAAACGGAACCGTTTATTTTGATCAAAATCTGAATGGAGTTCTTGATGTAACCGATATCAGAATGCAAAATCAACATTTAAGTTTTTTCCAGAGTTCAGATATTATTACAAATAACAATGGATATTATGGATTATCTGTTGACAGTGGAATAGTAAATATAGATGTTGTTCAACTACCAAATTATTTGCAATGTACCAATCCTTATAATGCTACTATTGGTCCTGATGAGAACATTCATCATAACTTTAGAATTATTGCAACCAGCCAGTATGATGACATTGAAGTTACATTATCTAATAACGGAACTGTTGCTGCAAATGAACCATTGACACTTATGATTACTCTTATAAATAATGGTACTACTTCAAATACTGCAAATACTAAACTTCCGATACCATCTGGTGTAAATGTAATTTCATCAACATTTGGAAATGTTATAGGAGATACACTTTATTGGACTACTTCATTGCAACCGTTTCAGTCAAAATTTAATTCTGTTGTTTTATCTGTTACAGGTTTAGCTCAAAACGAAAACCACACTTTTAATGTAACAGCAGAAACTATCTCTGATATGAACTTAATCAACAATATCGCTTCTACTAGTGTATATGTTTCCGATTCAGTTACGGTAAATACAAATTTTGGATTTCCATTCGATCCAAATAATAAATTAGTCTCTACACCTATTGTTAATCCAAATTTTAACGACTTTCTATATTATAACATTAATTTTGAAAATATAGGAACTGCAAACGCAACACATGTAATTGTCAGGGATAAATTATCATTTAAGCTTAATCCCAATACTTTTCAATTTTTAGGAAGCACACATCCTTGTTCAGTATCATATGCGACAGATAGTATAATTCAGTTTACTTTTTATCCAATTGTATTAACACCTACTAATTTAAACCCAGATAGCTCACATGGAAGTTTATGGTTCAGAATAAAACCTACATCGCCAATGCAGAATGGTGATACTATATTTAACAACGCTAAAATTATTTTCGATACTCAGGCTCCAATCACAACTAACTTATCAAAAGTTTGGGTTGACAGTACAAGAATTGCTGACTTTAGCGCTCTTAATTCAACTCACATTTGTGCTAGTGATACTATTAAATTTTCAGATATTTCAAGTGGTAATCCTATAAGCTGGGAGTGGACTTTTTATGGTGCTTCACAAAATTCATCTTCACAGAAATATCCAAAAATTACATATGATACTCCTGGTAATTACGATGTTATGCTTATTACACATTGGGTTGATCATTCTGACACAATTTTGAAACATAATTTTATTACTGTCAACTCCAGTTACAACTTTATTACAACCCAAGAAATCTGCTCAAGTGAAACATATATTTGGCATGGGACAGAATATTCAACTTCTGGAACTTATACCGAAAACAATACTAACCTCAATGGTTGCGACAGTATTTACACTTTGAATTTAACCGTCAATACGATTTATTCTATAATTGAAAACCACGGTATTTGTGAAGGAGAAACTTACAATTGGCATGGTCAGAGTTTAGCAACTACTAATACATACACCGCCAATTATTCGAGTATAAGTGGTTGCGACAGTATTTACACTTTGAATTTAACTGTCAATCCGGTCTATTCTTTTTCTGAAAACCACGGTATTTGTGATGGAGAAACTTATAATTGGCATGGTCAGAGTTTAACAACTACTAATACATACACCGCCAATTATTCGAGTATAAGTGGTTGCGACAGCATTTACACTTTGAATTTAACTGTTAATCCGGTTTATTCCTTTACTGAAAACCACAGTATTTGTGATGGAGAAACCTACAACTGGCATGGAAGCAGTTATTCATTTTCTGGAGTTTATAATGACAGTTTATTTACGATTAATGGTTGCGATAGCGTATATGCACTTAACTTATATGTAAATTCAATTGATACTTCACTTACCGTGTTGAACCCAACAGCAACCTCAAATGTAATTGGAGCTAATTATCAATGGTTAAATTGTGATAATAATTTAGCACCAATTAGTGGTGAAATAAATCAAAATTTTACTGCAACAGAAAATGGGAATTACGCAGTAGTAATAACTCAGGGCATCTGCTCTGATACATCTTCTTGTGTAAATATAACAACTGTAGGAATTAATTCACAAAAAACAGATAAACTTTCAATTTATCCAAACCCGGTTAATAATGAATTAATTATTGAATTTAAAGGAAATATTGAAAAAATAAATTTTGAAATAAAAAATTCGATTGGGCAAGTTATTTATAATGGAACCTTGATTGAAAAAACTATAGTAAAAACAACTGCTTTTGCGACAGGTTTTTATTTTTTAAAACTTGAAAATGGTAACACTTTTGAATTTAAGAAAATTGTAAAAAATAATTAA
- a CDS encoding DUF2007 domain-containing protein: MNNKKEGPIEVFAGTIMEAEMVKSLLENAEIETFLLNENTGTIAPWYTAAGGSGAVKVVVSVIDYENAKIIVDDYEKNINRNI; the protein is encoded by the coding sequence ATGAATAATAAAAAAGAAGGACCGATAGAAGTTTTTGCCGGAACAATTATGGAAGCCGAAATGGTTAAAAGTCTTTTAGAAAATGCCGAAATTGAAACTTTTTTACTAAATGAGAATACGGGAACTATTGCACCATGGTACACTGCAGCCGGAGGAAGTGGAGCTGTAAAAGTTGTGGTATCAGTTATTGATTATGAAAACGCAAAAATTATTGTGGACGATTACGAAAAAAACATAAATAGAAATATTTAA
- a CDS encoding phosphatase, producing the protein MRIAAIDLGTNTFNLLVADADANNYSEVYRDKRAVKLGHGGITKSRISDEAIERGILAIKDYTSAIAPLGIDKILAVATSAIRSTENGLIFTKRIKTEFNLDVRVIGGDEEAELIYSGIRRAVPLDSENVLMLDIGGGSNEFVIGNNSRISWKQSFPLGIARLLEMFSPSNPIKENEIESVISFIEKELKPLADAIKIYPVKTLIGSSGSFDTIANICSIETYNKSLSQENTFYKFRKPDVLTLCEKIIHSTTEERINMPGMDLMRVEMIPLSALFIKYILSLTNVTDIVQSSYAIKEGIIFSYSETEH; encoded by the coding sequence ATGAGGATTGCAGCCATTGACCTTGGAACAAATACTTTTAATCTTTTAGTTGCGGATGCAGATGCAAATAATTATTCTGAAGTATACCGCGATAAAAGAGCAGTAAAACTTGGTCATGGTGGAATAACTAAAAGCAGAATTTCTGATGAGGCAATCGAACGTGGAATATTGGCAATAAAAGATTATACTTCTGCTATTGCACCACTTGGTATAGATAAAATTTTAGCAGTTGCTACATCTGCTATTAGAAGTACAGAGAATGGATTGATTTTTACAAAAAGAATTAAAACAGAATTTAATCTTGATGTAAGAGTTATTGGAGGCGATGAAGAGGCTGAGCTTATTTATTCAGGAATAAGAAGAGCCGTACCTTTAGATTCTGAAAACGTTTTAATGCTCGATATTGGTGGGGGTAGCAACGAATTTGTAATTGGTAATAACAGTAGAATTTCATGGAAACAAAGTTTTCCATTGGGAATTGCCAGATTATTGGAAATGTTTAGTCCATCTAACCCAATTAAAGAAAATGAAATAGAAAGTGTTATTAGTTTTATCGAAAAGGAATTAAAACCACTTGCTGATGCGATAAAGATTTATCCTGTTAAAACTTTAATAGGTTCGTCAGGGTCTTTTGATACAATTGCTAATATTTGTAGTATAGAAACATATAATAAATCTTTAAGTCAGGAAAATACATTCTATAAATTTCGGAAACCCGATGTGTTAACTTTGTGTGAAAAAATAATTCATTCTACAACCGAAGAGAGAATAAATATGCCGGGTATGGATTTAATGAGGGTTGAAATGATTCCTTTATCGGCTTTATTTATTAAGTATATTTTATCTTTAACAAATGTTACTGATATTGTACAATCTTCATATGCAATTAAAGAAGGAATAATTTTTAGCTATTCAGAAACTGAACATTAA
- a CDS encoding T9SS type A sorting domain-containing protein — protein sequence MRLILLSALLIVSCKLLSQNKGLSFNQTYNNYITTPNNSAINVTNNFTIEFWLQPSKTETWAVLLQEGKCTTALSSYNVAINTDSTISFTFNCTGNCNDVNSYKCTTKIYATVCVHVAISYSSTGVKMYYNGILQPGQYTTGGYCGNLYSSADPLLIGVYRFLNGTLGSYYDGLLDELRIWGKVLTPSEILASYQDTLLGNETNLRLYYKFNTPIYGTGITVNNYATATGSALNGLTYSTNTTTPYNSNSCFINTEIEEHTTNINEFRVYPNPATNNIIITGKNIKQIEIYNLLGEKMYSIQSPQITNDIDITSIQKGIYFIKIFDKENVYIEKIVKQ from the coding sequence ATGAGACTAATATTATTATCTGCATTATTAATAGTTTCTTGCAAATTATTATCACAAAACAAAGGTTTAAGCTTTAATCAAACATATAATAATTATATAACTACGCCCAATAATTCTGCAATTAATGTTACAAATAATTTTACTATAGAGTTTTGGCTTCAACCCAGCAAAACAGAAACATGGGCTGTACTATTACAAGAAGGGAAATGTACAACTGCATTATCTTCATACAATGTTGCAATTAATACAGATAGTACAATTAGCTTTACTTTTAATTGTACTGGAAATTGTAATGATGTTAACTCATACAAATGTACGACTAAAATTTATGCGACAGTATGCGTGCACGTTGCTATTAGCTATTCAAGTACAGGTGTTAAAATGTATTATAATGGCATTCTTCAACCGGGACAATATACAACCGGAGGTTACTGTGGAAATCTTTATAGTAGTGCAGATCCATTGTTAATTGGAGTTTACAGATTCCTTAACGGAACACTAGGTTCATATTACGACGGATTACTGGATGAACTCAGAATATGGGGAAAAGTTCTTACTCCTTCAGAAATATTGGCAAGCTACCAGGACACATTATTAGGTAACGAAACTAATTTACGGCTTTATTATAAATTTAACACCCCCATTTACGGAACAGGCATTACAGTAAATAATTATGCAACAGCAACAGGTTCGGCACTAAACGGATTAACATACAGCACAAATACAACAACTCCATATAACAGCAATTCTTGCTTTATAAATACAGAAATTGAAGAACACACCACAAATATAAATGAATTCAGAGTTTATCCAAACCCTGCAACAAATAACATAATAATTACAGGCAAAAACATTAAACAAATAGAGATTTATAATCTGCTTGGTGAAAAAATGTACAGTATACAGTCACCACAGATTACAAATGATATTGATATTACCAGCATACAAAAAGGTATTTATTTTATTAAAATATTTGATAAAGAAAATGTTTACATTGAAAAAATAGTAAAACAATAA